One window from the genome of Pseudomonas fluorescens encodes:
- a CDS encoding organic hydroperoxide resistance protein, producing the protein MNVLYTAVATSTGGRDGRAVSSDKILDVKLATPKALGGAGGEATNPEQLFAAGYSACFIGALKFVASQSKRSIPADASITAHVGIGQIPGGFGLDIDLHINLPGLDQADAQALVDAAHQVCPYSNATRGNVDVRLHVTV; encoded by the coding sequence ATGAACGTTCTCTATACCGCAGTCGCAACCTCCACCGGTGGCCGTGATGGCCGTGCTGTTTCCAGCGACAAGATTCTCGACGTGAAACTGGCCACGCCAAAAGCCTTGGGTGGTGCCGGTGGTGAAGCCACCAACCCTGAGCAACTGTTCGCAGCCGGCTACTCGGCCTGCTTCATCGGCGCACTGAAGTTTGTCGCCAGCCAGAGCAAACGCAGCATTCCTGCCGACGCCTCGATCACGGCACACGTTGGCATCGGCCAGATCCCTGGCGGTTTCGGTCTGGACATCGACCTGCACATCAACCTGCCAGGTCTGGATCAAGCCGATGCCCAAGCGCTGGTCGACGCGGCTCACCAGGTTTGCCCGTACTCCAACGCGACACGCGGCAACGTCGACGTCCGTTTGCACGTCACCGTCTAA
- a CDS encoding SDR family NAD(P)-dependent oxidoreductase gives MNIDFTGRQVLVTGSTSGIGFATAKGFLEAGAHVVINGRRQSSVDDALQRLGALASSAVGFVGDLSNESGCQALVAKHPSFDIVINNLGIFKQEDFFETPDSEWQRFFETNVMSGVRVSRAYAQGMVERGWGRIVFISSESGVNIPADMIHYGFTKTAQLSIARGLAKRLAGTGVTVNSVLPGPTLSEGVAQMLQADVERSGESLEKVAADFVNEHRSTSIIQRAARVEEVANMIIYASSEQASATTGAALRVDGGVVDSIV, from the coding sequence ATGAACATCGATTTCACCGGACGTCAGGTCCTGGTCACCGGGTCCACCAGCGGTATCGGTTTCGCGACCGCCAAAGGCTTTCTCGAAGCCGGCGCTCATGTAGTCATCAACGGTCGCCGCCAGAGCAGCGTGGACGACGCATTGCAGCGCCTGGGCGCCCTTGCTTCAAGTGCCGTCGGTTTCGTTGGCGACCTGAGCAATGAATCAGGCTGCCAGGCATTGGTCGCCAAGCATCCCAGCTTCGATATCGTCATCAACAACCTGGGCATTTTCAAACAGGAGGATTTCTTCGAAACACCGGACAGCGAATGGCAACGCTTCTTCGAAACCAACGTGATGTCGGGCGTGCGTGTTTCCAGGGCCTACGCGCAAGGCATGGTCGAGCGCGGTTGGGGGCGGATTGTGTTTATCTCGTCGGAATCGGGCGTGAACATTCCCGCCGACATGATCCACTACGGCTTCACCAAGACCGCCCAACTGTCCATCGCTCGCGGCTTGGCCAAGCGCCTTGCCGGCACGGGCGTGACGGTGAACTCGGTGCTGCCTGGGCCGACGCTTTCCGAAGGCGTTGCCCAGATGCTCCAGGCAGACGTCGAGCGCAGTGGGGAAAGCCTGGAAAAGGTCGCGGCGGATTTCGTCAACGAGCACCGCAGCACCTCGATCATCCAGCGTGCGGCACGCGTCGAGGAAGTTGCCAACATGATCATCTACGCCAGCTCGGAGCAGGCCTCGGCCACCACGGGGGCGGCGCTGCGTGTCGATGGTGGTGTGGTGGATAGCATCGTTTAG
- a CDS encoding IS3 family transposase: MNERKVYTREFKLHAASMVLDDNCPVPEVCASLDIGPTALRRWVDQVRKEREGQPVKGTKAITDDQRQIQELKAKIKRMEMEAEILKKATALLMSDPDRFR, translated from the coding sequence ATGAACGAAAGAAAGGTCTATACCCGCGAGTTCAAGCTGCATGCTGCCAGCATGGTGCTTGATGATAACTGCCCGGTACCAGAAGTTTGTGCATCTCTGGACATCGGACCCACCGCTTTACGGCGCTGGGTTGATCAGGTTCGTAAGGAACGCGAGGGCCAGCCAGTTAAAGGCACCAAGGCGATTACTGACGATCAGCGCCAGATCCAGGAGCTAAAAGCCAAGATCAAGCGCATGGAGATGGAAGCTGAAATCCTAAAAAAGGCTACCGCTCTCTTGATGTCGGATCCCGATCGTTTCCGATGA